GTCGACGAACAGGCGGCCGTTCGGCACCTCGTCGATGATGGCCGCCGGTCCGGGGGCCAGACGCACCATGTCGCCGTTGCGCGGCGTCACGGTCTCGGGAACGCCCAGCTCGGTCGCGAACAGGGCGTGCTCGGCGATGTGGCGGCGCATGCCGTGGGTCGGGACGGCGATCTGCGGCCGCGCCCAGGCGTACATCTGGCGCAGCTCGTCACGGCACGGGTGGCCCGAGACGTGGATGCCCGGGTGATCCTTCTCGGTGTAGAGCCGCACGCCGCGCTCGGCGAGGCGGTCCTGCAGACGGCCGATGGACAGCTCGTTGCCGGGAATGACCCGGGCCGAGAAGATGCAGTGGTCGCCGCGGCCCAGCTTGACCGTCGGGTGGGTGCCCGAGGCGACGCGGGCCAGGGCCGCGTTCTGTTCGCCCTGGCTGCCGGTGCAGAGATACAGGATCTCGTCGGCGGGCCAGACGCGGGCCTCCTCGTCGGACAGGAATTTCTTCACATCGGACAGCATGCCGACGTGCTTGGCGGCCGAGGTGATGCGGTTCATCGAGCGGCCGGCCAGGAAGATCCGGCGGCCGTGCTTTTCGGCCGCCCGGATAACGCTGTCCATGCGGGCGACGTTGGAGGCGAAACAGCCCACCGCGATGCGGCCGTGCTTCAGGCTGCCGATCAGCTTGTCCAGCTCTTCGGCGACGCCGGTCTCGGACCCGGCCGAGCCTTCGGAGAAGACGTTGGTGCTGTCGCAGACCATGGCCAGCACGCCCTCGTCCCCGAGCGCGGTGATGGCCTTGGCGTCGGTGACCTCGCCCACGACCGGGCCGTCATCGATCTTCCAGTCGCCGGTGTGGAACACCGTGCCCAGGGGCGTGCGGATGGCCAGCCCGTTCGGCTCGGCGATCGAGTGGGTCATGGTGATCATCTGGACCTGGAACGGACCCAGATCGATGGTCCCGTTCAGCGGCACCTCATGAATCTTGACCTGGTTCAGAATGCCGGCTTCGCGCAGCTTCTCGCGGATCAGGAAGGCGGTGAAGGGCGTGGCATAAAGCGGGGCCTTCATGCGGGTCCACAGCCAGCCCAGGGCCCCGATATGGTCCTCATGGGCGTGGGTCAGGACGATGCCGCGGATCTTCTCGCCCTCGAGGAAGGACGGATCGGGCACGATCACGTCGATGCCGGGCGTCGAGGGGTCGCCGAAGGTCACGCCGACGTCGGCGATGATCCATTGACGATCATGCTCCGGCCCATAGCCGTAGCAGTTGAGGTTCATGCCGATCTCGTTCGAGCCGCCCAGCGGCAGGAAGACGAGTTCGTCGTTGGTCGATTTTTTCATTCAGTCTTTCAAATCAGTATTGCGGCGCCAGATTTCCAGCAGGCCGCGGATGGTCAGGTCCGGATCGAACCGGTCAATGGCTGTTGTGGCGCCCTCGAACAAAGAGGCGACGCCGCCGGTGCCGACGACCGTCATCGGCGCCGCCCACTCGGACTTGATGCGGGACACCAGTCCCTCGATGAGGGCGATATAGCCCCAGAAAACGCCCGATTGCATGGCGGCGACCGTGTCCTTGCCGATCACCCTCTCCGGCTTCTGGATGGCGATGCGAGGCAGTTTCGCGGCGGCTTCGTGCAGGGCCTGCAGCGACAGATTGATGCCCGGGGCGATCAGGCCGCCCTCGAAGGCGCCGTCGGCCGCTACAATGTCGAAAGTGGTGGCGGTGCCGCTGTCGATCAAGAGCAGGTCGCCCGGATACACCAGATGGGCCCCGATGGCGTTGACCAGACGGTCGGCGCCGGCCTCCGAGGGCTTGGCGATCCGCACCTCGATGCCCAGCTTCGCATTCTCGCCGATGACCAGGGGTTCGGCGTTCATATAGCGGCGCGACAGGTTCCTCAGGTTGAAGATCGACTGGGGCACGACGCTGGAGATGATGCAGCCGGTCAGGTCGTCGAACGACAGGGCATGCATGTGCAGCAACTGGCTCAGCCAGACGGCGTATTCGTCGGCCGTGCGATTGGCCTCGGTCGCCGTGCGCCATTGGGCGATCCAGTCGGCGCCGTTGTGGATGGCGAAGAGCGTATTGGTGTTGCCCTGTTCGATGGCCAGCAGCATCAGCCCTGCCCTCCCCTGGGCGAACCGAAGAAGACGTCCCCGGCCGAGATCAGGCGCAGATGACCGTCCGGCAGGCGCAGACGCAGGGCGCCGTCGGCCTCGACTCCTTCGGCCATGCCCTCCAGCGTCTCATGGCCCAGCCGCGCCGTGCAGGGACCGTCGAGGCCCCGGGCGCGGCCGATCCAGGCGTCGAGCACCGGCTGGAAGCCCAGGGTCTCCCAACGCTCCATCCAGATGGCGAAATGACCGGCGAGAATTTCGGCGGCGTCCTCGATCCGGGGAGTCGAATGGACGTCCGCCTTCAGGTGGTCGGCCACGGCGGTGGCCGGGCGTTCGGTGCCGGTCGGGGCCTCAGTCAAATTAACGCCGATGCCGACGGCCAGCCAGAGCATTCCAGCGTTGGGGCCGCCGGCCTCATGCGGGCCTGACTCGACCAGGATGCCGACCAGTTTGTCGGCCTCGACCATCACGTCATTGGGCCATTTGATCGTCACCAGCGGCGGCGGCACCAGTTCGCAGACCAGATCGGCGGCGGCCAGGGCAGCGACGAAGGTCACCTGAGCCGCCTCGGCCGGAGGCTTGCGCGTGGTGATCAGCAGGGTGGCGTAGAGGTTGCCCGTCTCGGACACCCACTCGCGCCCGCGCCGGCCGCGCCCGGCGGTCTGGCGGCGGGCGACGATCCACAGGGGACCGGCCTCGCCCGCCTCGGCCCGGCGACGGGCCTCGGCATTGGTGGAATCCGTCTCTTCGAGCAGCAGGATCGGTGGGGGCGTCACCGCCCTACCCGGCTCCGAAGCCGGCGGCCGCGGCCTTGGCCAAGGGCTCGAGATAGATCAGGCCGACGATCACGACGGGGAAGGAGAAGGCCGCGCAGGCCCAGCCGATCCACTGCGACTCCACCGGAGCGGCGTCGGCGCCGACCTCGTCCAGCGGCGCGTCGAACCACATCAGCTTGATGATGCGCAGATAGTAGAAAGCCGCCACGACCGAGGCCACGAGGCCCGCCGCCGCCACCATCCAGTAGCCCGCGCTCGCCGCCGCGCCGAAGACGTAGAACTTGCCCCAGAAGCCCGAGAACGGGGGCATGCCCAGCACCGACAGCGACAGGACGGTGATGGCCACCGTCGTGACCGGGCGGGTCTTCTTCAGGCCGGCGAGGTCGGCGATCTTGCGGATCGGCTTGCCGCCTTTGCCCAGCGACAGGATCAGGGCGAAGAAGCCGAACTGGTCGATGACATAGAGGGTCATGAACATCAGCATGGCCTGGACGCCGACCGTGGTGCCGGCGGCGATGCCCAGCAGGGCGTAGCCGATGTTGATGATCGAGGAATAGGCCAGCAGGCGCTGGATGTCCTTCTGGGCCAGACCGCCGAACGAACCGACCGCGAACGAGATCAGGGCGATCAGCACCAGCACTTGGGCCCACTGGTCGTGGATGCCGATGAAGGCGCCGTCCAGGACGCGGACGATCAGGACCATGGCCGCGACCTTGGGGGCCGTGGCGAACAGGGCGACGACCGGGGTCGGGGCGCCTTCGTAGACGTCGGGCGTCCACATGTGGAACGGCGCGGCCGAGACCTTGAAGGCCAGACCCGAGATCAGGAAGACGAGACCAAAGATCAGGCCTGCGCCGACGTTGTCGCCGGACGCCACGGCGGCGATGTCCTCGAAGCGCATAGAGCCGGTGAAGCCGTAGATCAGGCTGGCGCCGTACAGCAGCAGGCCCGACGACAGGGCACCGAGGACGAAATACTTCAGGCCGGCTTCCGAGGCCTTGAGGTCGTCGCGGTGGAAGGCGGCGAGGACGTAGAGGGCCAGCGAGTGCAGCTCGATGCCGACGTAGAGCGAGATAAGGTCGCCCGACGAGGCCATCATGCTCATCCCGACCGAGGCCAGGACGATCAGGATCGGATATTCGAACTTGGCGATCTTGGTGCGCTGCATCCAGCCGCCGCCGAGGATCACCGCCACCGCCGAGCAGAGGTAGATGACCACCTTGGCGTAGACGGCCAGCGGGTCCGCCACATAGGCGCCGTGGAAGGCCGCGCCGAGCGGGCCGGTCGCGGCGATGGCCGCGGCGGCGATCAGCAGGGCGACCGACAGGATCGAGATCAGACGCGCGCTCTTCTCGCCGATGAAGGCGCCGAGCACGAGAAGGACCAGACCGCCGATGGCGAGCGTAAGCTCCGGGGCGGCGAGATGGAGAGCGGAGGACAGATCAGGCATTGTTATCTCACCCGCCGATCGCGGCGCGATAGACGCCCACGACGGCGTCGACGGAGGCGGCGGTATAGTTGAGCACCAGGTCGGGCTGCACGCCCAGCCAGATGGTGCCGACGATCAGCGGGACGAAGATCAGCAGCTCGCGCTTGTCGATGTCCTTGATATCCGCCAGCGCCGGATTGACGATCTCGCCGAACATGACGTTGCGGTACAGCGTCAGGGCGTAGACGGCCGAGAAGATCACGCCCGAGGCGGCGACGAAGGCCACCCAGGTCGCGGCCTGATAGCCGCCGGTCATGGTCAGGATTTCGCCGACGAAGCCCGAGGTGCCCGGCAGACCGACATTGGCCATGGTGAACATCAGGAAGATGGCCGCATACCAGGGCATGCGCGCGGTCAGGCCGCCGTAGAAACTGATCTCGCGGGTGTGCATCCGGTCATAGACCACGCCGACGCAGAGGAAGAGCGCGCCCGAGATCAGGCCGTGGCTCAGCATCTGGAAGACGGCGCCCTGCATGCCCTGCGCGTTGCCGGCGAAGATGCCCATGGTCACGAAGCCCATGTGGGCCACCGACGAATAGGCGATCAGCTTCTTGATGTCGGTCTGACGGAAGGCGACCAGCGAGGTGTAGACGATGGCGATGACCGACAGGGTCATCACGAACGGCTGGAACATCTGCGAGGCGATGGGGAACATCGGCACGTTGAACAGGATGAAGCCGTATCCGCCCAGCTTCAGCAGGATGCCGGCCAGGATGACCGAACCCGCCGTGGGCGCCTGGACGTGGGCGTCGGGCAGCCAGGTGTGGACCGGCCACATCGGCATCTTCACCGCGAAGGAAGCGAAGAAGGCGAGCCATAGCAGCGGCTGGAACTCGGCCGGGAAGCGGAAGGCCTTGAGCTCCGGAATGCTGGTGGTGCCGGCGTAGTAGGCCATCCACAGCATGGCCAGCAGCATCAGAACCGACCCCAGCAGGGTGTAGAGGAAGAATTTGTACGAGGCGTAGATCCGGTTCGCCCCGCCCCAGATGCCGATGATCAGGAACATCGGGACCAGGGTGCCCTCGAAGAAGATGTAGAAGAGGAACAGGTCCAGCGACGTGAACACGCCGATGACCAGGGTCTCCAGCACCAGGAAGGCGATCATATATTCGACGACGCGCGTCTCGATCGACTTCCAGCTCGACACGATACAGATCGGCAGCAGGAAGGCCGTCAGCAGGACGAACAGGATCGAGATCCCGTCGACGCCCAGATGATAGGTCGCCCCGGCGAACCATTTGTGCAGCTCGACGAACTGATAGGCCGTGTTCGACGGATCGAACGACATCACCAGCACGATGGACACCGCGAAGGTGGCCAGGGTGGTGATGAGGGCGATCCAGCGCGCCAGCGGCGCGGCGGCGTCAGCAGACTTCTGCGTGAACCGCGCGGCCAGGAGCACGAGGGCCCCGACCAGCGGCAGGAAGGTGACGATGCTCAGGATTGCGGGCACGGTCAGCCTCCGAACGCATAGAGAGCGAAGGCGAGGAAGCCGGCGACACCGACCAACATCACGAACGCATAGTAGTAGACGTACCCCGACTGGAACTTCGACAGCCAGCTCGCGGACTTGAGCGAGGACCAGGCGGCGCCGTTGGGGCCCAGGCCGTCGATGATCTTCACGTCGCCGATCTTCCAGAAGAAGTCGCCCAGGGCCTTCGTGCCCTTGACGAAGACAGCGTCATACAGCTCGTCGAAGTACCATTTGTTGTAGAGGAAGGCCCAGACGGGGCTCTTCTGTTCGGCCCACATCTTCGCGACGCCTTCCTTGAGGACGTAGATCCAGAAGGCGATCAGGGCGCCCAGGATGGTCAGGACCAGAGGCGACAGCTTCACCCACATCGGAACCTCGTGGCTCTCGTGCAGGACGTGGTTGTGGGCGCCGGTGAAGATGGCTCCGCGCCAGAACTCGTGCTCGTGGTGACCGATGAAGTTCGGGGCGAAGACCATGCCCGCGAAGACGGCGCCGACCGACAGCAGCAGCAGCGGCACGACCATGACCCAGGGGCTCTCGTGCGGGTGCAACGGGCCGTGGTGGTGATCGTCGTGAGCGTGATCGTCGTGAGCGTCGTGACCGTCCGGCTCGGAGTGGGTCTCGATCTGGGCGTGCGAGGCGTGATCGTCGGCGTGGCCGTGATCGTCGTGCGCGGCCAAGGCCTCTTCCGTCCACTGGGGCTTGTTGTGGAAGGTCATGAAGATCAGACGCCACGAATAGTAGCTGGTCAGACCCGCCGCCATGATGCCGATGAAGAAGGCGAAATAGCCGGCCGGCGAATGGCCGCTGGAGGCCGCGGCGAAGGCGCTCTCGATGATCGAGTCCTTGGAGTAGAAGCCTGCGAAACCGCCCACTTCGGGGATACCCAGGCCGGTGATGGCGATCGTGCCGATGACCATGACGGCATAGGTGATCGGCAGCAGCTTCCACAGGCCGCCCATCTTCCGCATGTCCTGCTCGTGATGCATGCCGTGGATCACCGAACCGGCGCCCAGGAACAGCAGGGCCTTGAAGAAGGCGTGGGTGAACAGGTGGAACATGGCGCCCTGGTAGGCGCCGACGCCGGCGGCGAAGAACATGTAGCCCAGCTGCGAACAGGTCGAGTAGGCGATGACCCGCTTGATGTCGTTCTGCATCATGCCGACGGTCGCGGCGAACAGGGCCGTGATGGCGCCGACGATGGCCACGATCAGCGAGGCGGTCGGGGCGTATTCGAAGATCGGCGACAGCAGGCAGACCATATAGACGCCGGCGGTGACCATGGTCGCCGCGTGGATCAGGGCCGACACAGGCGTCGGGCCTTCCATGGCGTCGGGAAGCCAGGTGTGCAGGAAGAACTGCGCCGACTTGCCCATCGCGCCGATGAACAGGAGGAAGGCGGCCAGGTCGATCGCCGACCAGTCATGGCCCAGGAACTCCCAGGTCGTGCCGGCCTTGCCCGCGATCATCGGGAACAGTTCGGCGAAGTTGATCGTACCGAACATCCAGAAGACGGTGATGATGCCGAGCGCGAAGCCGAAGTCGCCGACACGGTTGACGACGAAGGCCTTGATGGCGGCAGCCGACGCGGTCGACTTCTTGAACCAGAAGCCGATCAGCAGATAGGAGGCCAGGCCCACCCCTTCCCAGCCGAAGAACAGCTGCATGAAGTCGGCGGCGGTGACCAGCGCCAGCATGGCGAAGGTGAACAGCGACAGATAGGCGAAGAAGCGCGGGCGGCTGTCGTCTTCCGACATATAGCCCCAGCTGTAGAGGTGGACGAGCGACGAGACGCTGGTCACCACGATCAGCATGGTCGCCGACAGGGCGTCGATGCGGATCGACCAGACCGACTTGAAGTCGCCCACGGTGATGAAGGGCGCGATCTGGACGGTGAAGGGCTCGAGATGGCCCCAGGTCCACTGGCCGAAGACGGTCCAGGCCACGGCGCAGGCGAAGAACAGCAGACCGGTCGTGACGATCTGCGACGGGATGTTCCCGATGCGGCGACCGAAGAAGCCGGCGATGGCGGCGCCCAGAAGCGGGGCGAAAACGCCGAGAGTGACGAGCAAGTGCAGGTTCACGATCAGCCCTTCATGACCGAAGCGTCGTCCACGGCGATGTCGCCGCGGTTACGGAAGAAGGTCACCAGGATGGCGAGGCCGACGGCGGCCTCCGCGGCGGCGACCGTCAGGACGAACATCGCCATGATCTGCCCCTGCACGTCATGCAGATAGGTCGAGAAGGCGACGAAATTGATGTTCACGGCGAGCAGGATCAGCTCGATCGACATCAGGATGATGATGACGTTCTTGCGGTTCACGAAGATGCCGAACACCCCGATGGTGAACAGCATGGCGGCAACCACGAGATAGGCGTGCAGACCGATCATCAGCGAAGCTCCTCGGGGTTCAGACCCGCGCCCGAAGCGGCGCCCTTGATCTCGATCGCGGTCTTGGCGTCGCGCGTGACCTGGTCGTGGATCTTCTGGCGGCGGACGCCCGGCTTGTGGCGCAGGGTCAGGACGATGGCGCCGATCATCGCGATCAGCAGCACGATCCCGGCCGCCTGGAAGAAGTAGATATAGTCGGTGTAGAGCACCCGGCCGATGGCCTCGATGTTCGAGGTTTCCGGCGTGGCCACGAGAACGTCACGGGCCTGGGCCCCTGCCCCGCCGGTCACGACCGCCGAGGTGATCATGATCATCTCGATCAGCAGGATGGTCGCCACGATGACGGCGATCGGCATGTAGCGGGCGAAGCCCTCGCGCAGACCGACGAAGTCGACGTCCAGCATCATGACGACGAACAGGAACAGCACCGCCACCGCGCCGACGTAGACCACGACCAGCAGCATGGCCAGGAACTCGGCGCCCAGCAGCACGAACAGTCCCGCCGACGAGAAGAAGGCGAGGATGAGGAAGAGCACGCTGTGCACAGGGTTCTTCATGGTCACGACCAGAAGGCCAGAGACCACGGCGACCGTCGCCAGCAGATAGAAGGCTATGCCTTGCAGCATGATGGGCCCAGCGCCCCTTTCCGTCCTGAACCGCGATCCGTGAATCGCAGGTCCGTTTAAGCGAGTTGCGCCTTAGCGATAAGGCGCGTCGAGTTCCAGATTCTTCGCGATCTGCCGTTCCCAGCGGTCGCCGTTTTCGAGCAGGCGTTGCTTGTCGAAATAGAGTTCCTCACGCGTCTCGGTGGCGAACTCGGAGTTCGGTCCCTCGACGATGGCGTCCACCGGGCAGGCCTCCTGGCACAGGCCGCAGTAGATGCATTTGACCATGTCGATGTCGTAGCGGGTCGTGCGGCGGCTGCCGTCGGCGCGCGGTTCGGCCTCGATGGTGATGGCTTGCGCCGGGCAGATGGCCTCGCACAGCTTGCAGGCGATGCAGCGTTCTTCGCCGTTGGCGTAGCGGCGCAGGACGTGCTCGCCGCGGAAGCGCGGCGACTGCGGGTTGCGCTCGAACGGGTAGTTGACCGTCATCTTCGGACGGAACATCTCGCGCACGGTCAGGCCGACGGCGCCGAAGGCGTCGAGCAGAAGCGCGCCTTTCGCGGTCTGGATCAGTCGGGCGATCATCGGATGGGGTCTCCCGGACGGGTGCAATCGCGTTTGTAGCGATCGCTGTCCTTGTTCATGATGGCGCAGAGGCGCTGGCGCTCGTCTTCACGGCGCTGGATGTCGTCCTGGCGGCGCTGCC
The genomic region above belongs to Brevundimonas goettingensis and contains:
- the nuoL gene encoding NADH-quinone oxidoreductase subunit L is translated as MHLLVTLGVFAPLLGAAIAGFFGRRIGNIPSQIVTTGLLFFACAVAWTVFGQWTWGHLEPFTVQIAPFITVGDFKSVWSIRIDALSATMLIVVTSVSSLVHLYSWGYMSEDDSRPRFFAYLSLFTFAMLALVTAADFMQLFFGWEGVGLASYLLIGFWFKKSTASAAAIKAFVVNRVGDFGFALGIITVFWMFGTINFAELFPMIAGKAGTTWEFLGHDWSAIDLAAFLLFIGAMGKSAQFFLHTWLPDAMEGPTPVSALIHAATMVTAGVYMVCLLSPIFEYAPTASLIVAIVGAITALFAATVGMMQNDIKRVIAYSTCSQLGYMFFAAGVGAYQGAMFHLFTHAFFKALLFLGAGSVIHGMHHEQDMRKMGGLWKLLPITYAVMVIGTIAITGLGIPEVGGFAGFYSKDSIIESAFAAASSGHSPAGYFAFFIGIMAAGLTSYYSWRLIFMTFHNKPQWTEEALAAHDDHGHADDHASHAQIETHSEPDGHDAHDDHAHDDHHHGPLHPHESPWVMVVPLLLLSVGAVFAGMVFAPNFIGHHEHEFWRGAIFTGAHNHVLHESHEVPMWVKLSPLVLTILGALIAFWIYVLKEGVAKMWAEQKSPVWAFLYNKWYFDELYDAVFVKGTKALGDFFWKIGDVKIIDGLGPNGAAWSSLKSASWLSKFQSGYVYYYAFVMLVGVAGFLAFALYAFGG
- a CDS encoding type III pantothenate kinase; protein product: MMLLAIEQGNTNTLFAIHNGADWIAQWRTATEANRTADEYAVWLSQLLHMHALSFDDLTGCIISSVVPQSIFNLRNLSRRYMNAEPLVIGENAKLGIEVRIAKPSEAGADRLVNAIGAHLVYPGDLLLIDSGTATTFDIVAADGAFEGGLIAPGINLSLQALHEAAAKLPRIAIQKPERVIGKDTVAAMQSGVFWGYIALIEGLVSRIKSEWAAPMTVVGTGGVASLFEGATTAIDRFDPDLTIRGLLEIWRRNTDLKD
- the nuoN gene encoding NADH-quinone oxidoreductase subunit NuoN; the encoded protein is MPDLSSALHLAAPELTLAIGGLVLLVLGAFIGEKSARLISILSVALLIAAAAIAATGPLGAAFHGAYVADPLAVYAKVVIYLCSAVAVILGGGWMQRTKIAKFEYPILIVLASVGMSMMASSGDLISLYVGIELHSLALYVLAAFHRDDLKASEAGLKYFVLGALSSGLLLYGASLIYGFTGSMRFEDIAAVASGDNVGAGLIFGLVFLISGLAFKVSAAPFHMWTPDVYEGAPTPVVALFATAPKVAAMVLIVRVLDGAFIGIHDQWAQVLVLIALISFAVGSFGGLAQKDIQRLLAYSSIINIGYALLGIAAGTTVGVQAMLMFMTLYVIDQFGFFALILSLGKGGKPIRKIADLAGLKKTRPVTTVAITVLSLSVLGMPPFSGFWGKFYVFGAAASAGYWMVAAAGLVASVVAAFYYLRIIKLMWFDAPLDEVGADAAPVESQWIGWACAAFSFPVVIVGLIYLEPLAKAAAAGFGAG
- a CDS encoding NADH-quinone oxidoreductase subunit M, with translation MPAILSIVTFLPLVGALVLLAARFTQKSADAAAPLARWIALITTLATFAVSIVLVMSFDPSNTAYQFVELHKWFAGATYHLGVDGISILFVLLTAFLLPICIVSSWKSIETRVVEYMIAFLVLETLVIGVFTSLDLFLFYIFFEGTLVPMFLIIGIWGGANRIYASYKFFLYTLLGSVLMLLAMLWMAYYAGTTSIPELKAFRFPAEFQPLLWLAFFASFAVKMPMWPVHTWLPDAHVQAPTAGSVILAGILLKLGGYGFILFNVPMFPIASQMFQPFVMTLSVIAIVYTSLVAFRQTDIKKLIAYSSVAHMGFVTMGIFAGNAQGMQGAVFQMLSHGLISGALFLCVGVVYDRMHTREISFYGGLTARMPWYAAIFLMFTMANVGLPGTSGFVGEILTMTGGYQAATWVAFVAASGVIFSAVYALTLYRNVMFGEIVNPALADIKDIDKRELLIFVPLIVGTIWLGVQPDLVLNYTAASVDAVVGVYRAAIGG
- a CDS encoding ribonuclease J → MKKSTNDELVFLPLGGSNEIGMNLNCYGYGPEHDRQWIIADVGVTFGDPSTPGIDVIVPDPSFLEGEKIRGIVLTHAHEDHIGALGWLWTRMKAPLYATPFTAFLIREKLREAGILNQVKIHEVPLNGTIDLGPFQVQMITMTHSIAEPNGLAIRTPLGTVFHTGDWKIDDGPVVGEVTDAKAITALGDEGVLAMVCDSTNVFSEGSAGSETGVAEELDKLIGSLKHGRIAVGCFASNVARMDSVIRAAEKHGRRIFLAGRSMNRITSAAKHVGMLSDVKKFLSDEEARVWPADEILYLCTGSQGEQNAALARVASGTHPTVKLGRGDHCIFSARVIPGNELSIGRLQDRLAERGVRLYTEKDHPGIHVSGHPCRDELRQMYAWARPQIAVPTHGMRRHIAEHALFATELGVPETVTPRNGDMVRLAPGPAAIIDEVPNGRLFVDGGMLVPEQGEALRERRHASTNGVIVVSFAMDRRGKIVSDIDVRGIGLPGDDESPLGEALDELAERAEQAVNSLKGDAREDDTVVEQAVARVLKKASQQIWDRRPIVETVILRL
- a CDS encoding biotin--[acetyl-CoA-carboxylase] ligase, producing MTPPPILLLEETDSTNAEARRRAEAGEAGPLWIVARRQTAGRGRRGREWVSETGNLYATLLITTRKPPAEAAQVTFVAALAAADLVCELVPPPLVTIKWPNDVMVEADKLVGILVESGPHEAGGPNAGMLWLAVGIGVNLTEAPTGTERPATAVADHLKADVHSTPRIEDAAEILAGHFAIWMERWETLGFQPVLDAWIGRARGLDGPCTARLGHETLEGMAEGVEADGALRLRLPDGHLRLISAGDVFFGSPRGGQG
- the nuoI gene encoding NADH-quinone oxidoreductase subunit NuoI, translating into MIARLIQTAKGALLLDAFGAVGLTVREMFRPKMTVNYPFERNPQSPRFRGEHVLRRYANGEERCIACKLCEAICPAQAITIEAEPRADGSRRTTRYDIDMVKCIYCGLCQEACPVDAIVEGPNSEFATETREELYFDKQRLLENGDRWERQIAKNLELDAPYR
- the nuoK gene encoding NADH-quinone oxidoreductase subunit NuoK produces the protein MIGLHAYLVVAAMLFTIGVFGIFVNRKNVIIILMSIELILLAVNINFVAFSTYLHDVQGQIMAMFVLTVAAAEAAVGLAILVTFFRNRGDIAVDDASVMKG
- a CDS encoding NADH-quinone oxidoreductase subunit J; protein product: MLQGIAFYLLATVAVVSGLLVVTMKNPVHSVLFLILAFFSSAGLFVLLGAEFLAMLLVVVYVGAVAVLFLFVVMMLDVDFVGLREGFARYMPIAVIVATILLIEMIMITSAVVTGGAGAQARDVLVATPETSNIEAIGRVLYTDYIYFFQAAGIVLLIAMIGAIVLTLRHKPGVRRQKIHDQVTRDAKTAIEIKGAASGAGLNPEELR